In Oncorhynchus tshawytscha isolate Ot180627B linkage group LG24, Otsh_v2.0, whole genome shotgun sequence, the genomic window AgtagccattacaatgagcctgtcctccccatttCTCAGCTTCCACTGGAATAGATCGATAGACAAGAGGTATACGTGCCTGTAAAAGAGGAAATGCACAGGCACAGTGCTGAGGTGCCAGACTGCATGGGCATCCAGGACCCAGAACAGCGGCGGGAAGTCGAGCAACTCCAGCAGGGCCAGGCCGTGGAGCAGCACCACCACCACGCCACACTTCCACCAGTAGGGCAGTGTCCGCCGGTTCTGCCAGCACCAACACAGCCACCACAGCAGGTTCACTATGCCTGTGAGAGGGACAGGGAACaggaggtggtggagagaggcgggaatgaggagagagagggaggagggggtaggggataGTGTGGTAGGGAAAACGAGAGAGATTGAGACTGACCGCAAGCAGGGAAATGCTAAAGTGAATGTTACCATGGGAACAATTGACTAGaattaaatatttgtattttttgctTGTTATGGATTAAGGTACGGTTAAGCGTACCTATGGTGGCGTTGGCAGCCATGTTGTAACCATAGTCGAAGCTGACGAAGGTCAGGTAAGACACGTGGGAGGTGAAGGCCAGGATGAGCAGAACCCCTACCATGCTGGACACCCCCGGCCTCTTCAGCCCCAACGTCCTGGGGAGATATAAGGGCCAATGTTATATCATACACTGTCCTAAAATATAACCATACAGAGGTTAATAATCACCTTTCATATTTTCCTTGTGTTTACGAGCCATCTATTAACAAACCCAGGAATAAAGCACTTTATGGAAGGAAATATTTGTTGCCAACCGCAACAGCTATGTATGTATATTAACATAAGATAAACATAAATATTATCACTCACGGCTTATTGAGGTCGATTCTATACTGATGCAGTTTGTCTTTGTCAATGATCCTTCAGTGTTTTTACCGTATGTCATAAGGGTTAATCAACAATATTCTTGAGGAAAAAGTATGAGGGAAAAAAGCCTGTTTTTAAACTTACCTCACACAGCATAAGTAGATGGAGTAGAGGATGACAGCAGATGCACagaagtagtccattttcttgAAGGTAAATACAAACAAATTGGCAAATATATATGTTGCTTATAAAACGGTTAgttctgaccaacaacaaaaaacagtgaAGAGATCACCCTCGACATCAAGGGATTGGTGATGAGGTGTTAGTTATTGACAACAATCCATGGCAAATGCCTGTTAACAGTTCCATCTGAATTATTACGCTGCATCCTAATTTATGAATTGAAAAATGTTCATAGAAAATAAATAGGTTGTTTTCAACTCATGAATTGAACGCCACAAAATTGGTGACTGGTAGAGAGAGGTCTATCTGAATCGGACTGATGTAATCTGAGGATCATACATTTTAATGGTAGTACAAGACAACAATGTCATTAGACCCTAGAGTTTGGTTCATCTGATTAGCTAATTGCCTGTTTGTTATAAAAGATTGAGTGGAAGCTCTCTCTTGTCCTGGCAGATGGTTTGGCATTGAATGAATCACACTGTAGCTTAAAGTATGTTCTAGCTACCCGCAATTCCAAACTGATTGTCAGGGTTGGGGCTTTTATTCCATCCAAATTTCACTCAATTGAGAAAACAAACTGCATTTCCATTGAGAAATGTGTCCAATTCAACAGGAATTGAAGAGGAATTGATTTCTACCCTGGTTTCTCAACGTATGCTATGTGTCACCGATGGCTATACCCTAATTGTAACACATGCTGTATTAACCACTTGCTGTATGAAGGTTAGGTAGGTTATGATAGGTTTTGACCATTACCTCAGTGAGATAGGTGTCCCGGGTGTGGAACACTGTGGACCAGAACCAAGCATTGAGAGAAACCTGAAGAAAGagaatttatttaaaaaacaagtttACATAAGTATATATTAATATGAATAAGCAAAAAAGGTTAAGTTAAGTTTCTGAAAACTTACGTACACTCAAATGCACACATTACAATGTATAGGAAAATGCTACAATGGTGTAAGTCTTGGTGGACCTCTGTcttacacacaacacactcacgAAACAAACAGTCAAACACACCAGAGAGAAGGCGGTGATGGTGTagtacatagggctctggtgtggCACAGAGCTGCGGTAACGCAGCAGCATCAGAAGGCAGGCCAGGCCGTTGAGCAGAGAGGCCAGAGCAGATGCTGGCTCCTCGAAGCACAGGAACCGCGCAAATGGCCACTGTAGAAGAGAGCAGGACAAAGAAGGATAGAGTGAGACAAAATAGAGGGAGTGACTCCTAGTCTTTCATTattcccatatatatatatatatatatatatatataaataacctAGTGGTTCATTTCCAAACCTCTCCTTGAGTACCCCCAAATCGTTCCACTAATTTGCAGTACTAGCGCACCTTATCCAACTAATCAAGGACTTGAACCACTTGAATTAGCAGGGCTAATACTGAACAAGGGCTGCTAGTTAAATAAAACGCAcacaacatacactaccgttcaaaagtttggggtcacttagaaatgtccttgtttttgaaagaaaatcacattttttgtccattaaaataacatcaaattgatcagaaatacagtgtagacattgtcaatgttgtaaatgactattgtagctggaaacagcagatttatggaatatctacataggcgtacagaggcccattatcagcaaccatcacccctgtgttccaatggcacgttgtgttagctaatccaagtttatcatttaaaaaaggctaattaatcattagaaaacccttttgcaattatgttagcacagctgaaaacacttgttctgattaaagaagcaataaaaccggccttctttagactagttgagtacctggaggttcagcatttgtgggttcgattaaagGCTCAAGGTGGCctgaaacaaagacctttcttctgaaactcgtacGTCAATTCTTGAAAtccgagaaatgaaggctattccatgtgagaaattgccaagaaactgaagatctcttacaacactgtgtactactcccttcacagaacagcgcaaggccccggtgcacaactgagcaagaggacaagtacattagagtgtctagtttgagaaacaaacgcctcacaagtcctcaactggcagcttcattaaatagttcccgcaaaacaccagtctcaacgtcaacagtgaagaggcgactccgggatgctagccttctaggcagagttgcaaagaaaaagccatatctcagactggccaataaaaataaaagattaagatgggcaaaagaacagacactggagagagaaactctgcctagaagtccagcaccatggtttccaggtgtttgatgccattccatttgctccattctggtcattattatgagccattctccctcagcagcctcctatgattgatacactatccaaagtgtaattaataacttcaccatgctcaaagggatattcaatgtctgctttttaattttttattacccatgtgaggcattggaaaacctccctggtctttgtcgttgaatctgtgcttgaaattcactgctcaactgagtgaccttacagataattgcatgtgtgg contains:
- the pgap3 gene encoding post-GPI attachment to proteins factor 3 produces the protein MPLRSLPRANSTTMASPLPPCTAVIYSALAIVALLLLSATAVNASQGDKEPVYQDCVTQCVRTNCTGARLRGFQSTQAPYMALTGWTCRDDCRYQCMWQTVGLYQAEGYSIPQFHGKWPFARFLCFEEPASALASLLNGLACLLMLLRYRSSVPHQSPMYYTITAFSLVSLNAWFWSTVFHTRDTYLTEKMDYFCASAVILYSIYLCCVRTLGLKRPGVSSMVGVLLILAFTSHVSYLTFVSFDYGYNMAANATIGIVNLLWWLCWCWQNRRTLPYWWKCGVVVVLLHGLALLELLDFPPLFWVLDAHAVWHLSTVPVHFLFYSFLIDDSLHLLNTEKTGVKLE